From Variimorphobacter saccharofermentans, one genomic window encodes:
- the aspS gene encoding aspartate--tRNA ligase has protein sequence MAESMRGLHRSHRCTELSEKNIGENVTVMGWVQKSRNKGGIIFVDLRDRSGILQIIFEANDCGNENFTKAETLRSEFVIAVVGKVEARSGAVNENLATGKIEIRAKELRILSEAETPPFPIEEDSKTKEELRLKYRYLDLRRPDLQKNLILRSKVANVTRSFLTEEGFLEIETPMLTKSTPEGARDYLVPSRVHPGNFYALPQSPQIFKQLLMCSGYDRYFQIVKCFRDEDLRADRQPEFTQIDMELSFVDVDDVISVNERLLQKMFKESIGIDIPLPIQRMTYAEAMDRFGSDKPDIRFGFELKNVSEVVKGCGFSVFTNALEKGGSVRGINAEGQADMPRKKIDALVDFVKDYGAKGLAYLAIAADGSYKSSFAKFMTEEELSALVAAMNGKPGDLLLFAADEDEIVFASLGALRVEIAKNLGLLHKDEYKFLWITEFPLLEYSKEECRYTAKHHPFTMPMDEDLALLDTDPGKVRAKAYDITLNGTEIGGGSVRIYQNDIQEKMFEVLGFTKEAAYERFGFLLNAFKYGVPPHAGLAYGLDRLVMLMTQEDSIRDVIAFPKVKDASCLMTEAPNIVDDKQLKELGISIASEEM, from the coding sequence ATGGCTGAATCTATGAGAGGCTTGCACAGAAGCCACAGATGTACCGAATTATCCGAAAAGAATATCGGAGAAAATGTTACTGTAATGGGATGGGTACAGAAAAGCAGAAATAAGGGTGGTATTATTTTTGTTGATCTAAGAGATCGATCCGGCATCTTACAGATCATTTTTGAGGCGAATGATTGTGGCAATGAAAACTTTACGAAAGCAGAAACCTTAAGAAGTGAATTTGTAATAGCTGTAGTAGGTAAGGTGGAAGCCCGTTCCGGAGCTGTGAATGAAAATCTTGCTACCGGTAAAATTGAAATTAGAGCAAAGGAACTGCGAATCCTTTCTGAAGCAGAGACACCTCCGTTTCCGATTGAAGAGGATTCAAAGACAAAGGAAGAGCTTCGTTTGAAATATCGCTATCTGGATTTAAGAAGACCTGATTTACAGAAAAACCTGATTCTTCGTAGTAAGGTTGCGAATGTAACCCGGAGTTTTCTGACAGAGGAAGGCTTCCTGGAGATAGAGACTCCAATGCTTACGAAGAGTACTCCGGAAGGTGCCAGAGATTACTTGGTGCCCAGCCGTGTACACCCTGGTAATTTCTATGCATTACCCCAATCACCACAGATTTTCAAGCAGCTATTAATGTGCTCCGGTTATGATCGGTATTTTCAGATAGTTAAGTGCTTCCGTGACGAAGACCTTCGTGCGGATAGACAGCCGGAATTTACTCAGATTGATATGGAGCTTTCATTTGTAGATGTGGATGATGTTATCAGTGTTAATGAGCGCTTATTACAGAAGATGTTCAAAGAGAGCATTGGTATCGATATACCATTACCGATACAGAGAATGACCTATGCAGAAGCAATGGATCGGTTTGGTTCTGATAAGCCGGATATTCGGTTTGGATTTGAATTAAAAAATGTGTCAGAGGTTGTAAAAGGCTGTGGCTTTAGCGTATTCACTAACGCACTAGAAAAAGGCGGTTCCGTTCGAGGTATTAATGCGGAAGGCCAGGCAGATATGCCTAGAAAAAAGATTGATGCATTGGTGGATTTTGTTAAGGATTATGGGGCTAAGGGATTGGCATATCTGGCAATTGCAGCGGATGGTTCATATAAATCATCCTTTGCAAAATTCATGACGGAGGAAGAACTGTCAGCATTAGTGGCAGCGATGAACGGAAAACCGGGAGATCTTCTGCTATTTGCTGCAGACGAAGATGAGATTGTATTTGCTTCGTTAGGAGCTCTCCGTGTAGAAATTGCAAAAAATCTTGGCCTGCTTCATAAGGATGAGTATAAATTCCTTTGGATTACAGAGTTCCCTCTGTTGGAGTACTCAAAGGAAGAGTGTAGGTATACAGCGAAGCATCATCCGTTTACTATGCCAATGGATGAGGATCTGGCACTGCTTGATACCGATCCAGGCAAAGTAAGAGCAAAAGCATATGATATTACATTAAACGGAACTGAAATCGGTGGTGGGTCCGTGAGAATCTACCAGAATGATATTCAGGAAAAGATGTTTGAGGTATTGGGATTTACGAAGGAAGCGGCCTACGAACGCTTTGGCTTCCTCCTAAATGCATTTAAATACGGTGTACCTCCGCATGCTGGACTTGCGTATGGTTTGGACCGTTTGGTAATGCTGATGACTCAGGAGGATAGCATTCGTGACGTTATCGCATTCCCGAAAGTTAAGGATGCTTCCTGTCTCATGACAGAAGCGCCAAACATTGTAGATGATAAACAGTTAAAGGAATTAGGAATCTCAATAGCAAGCGAGGAGATGTAA
- a CDS encoding Dabb family protein — MVKHIIGWDYADGFTEEENQKHVAEMKKELEGLIDKIEGILTIQLITNPIDTSDAKILLYSEFESEEALKAYTIHPEHVRVANTYVRPFVKNRRCFDFLVS; from the coding sequence ATGGTTAAACATATTATTGGATGGGATTATGCAGATGGTTTTACAGAAGAGGAGAATCAAAAGCATGTGGCTGAGATGAAAAAAGAGCTGGAAGGTCTGATTGATAAGATAGAGGGTATTCTGACGATACAGTTGATTACGAACCCAATCGATACATCGGATGCGAAAATTCTGCTCTACAGTGAATTTGAGAGCGAAGAAGCACTTAAAGCATATACAATTCATCCGGAGCATGTGAGAGTAGCGAATACCTATGTGAGACCCTTTGTAAAAAATCGCAGATGCTTTGATTTCTTGGTTTCTTAA
- the hisS gene encoding histidine--tRNA ligase: MITQRPKGTQDWYGSNMHKRTIIEGIARKLCKVYNIKEVITPAFEHTILFQRGVGETTDVVQKEMYTFDDKGNRSITLKPEGTAGTARCYLENGLFAESQPTKLFYFTQAFRYENPQSGRLRQHHQFGIEFFGSASPLAEVELISLLTEFMKELGMKGAKLHINSIGCSNCRKTYNEALLDYLKAHEGELCPTCRERMLKNPLRVIDCKVPSCKVIVKDAPRTVEYLDEECKNHFEELKRLLTELSISFEVDTGIVRGLDYYTKTVFEFVNAEGFTLCGGGRYDNLIHEIDEKQNIPAVGFGFGIERIINELAAEGVELEPEPAVDLYVGILGQEAKASAFMLVQKLRAAGVIVETDYMDRSVKAQMKYANKIGAKHTVIIGADELANNRANVKNMETGEQVEVTLDKIADLFVS; the protein is encoded by the coding sequence ATGATTACACAAAGACCAAAGGGAACACAGGACTGGTATGGCTCTAATATGCATAAACGTACCATTATCGAGGGAATTGCACGTAAGCTGTGTAAAGTATACAATATCAAAGAGGTTATCACTCCAGCCTTTGAACATACTATTTTATTCCAAAGGGGAGTCGGGGAGACCACGGATGTGGTTCAAAAAGAAATGTATACCTTTGATGATAAGGGAAACCGCAGTATTACACTGAAACCGGAGGGTACTGCAGGAACGGCACGATGCTATCTTGAGAATGGTTTATTCGCTGAAAGTCAGCCAACAAAGCTATTCTATTTCACTCAGGCATTTCGTTATGAGAATCCGCAAAGTGGAAGGCTTCGTCAGCATCACCAGTTTGGTATCGAATTCTTTGGTTCAGCCAGTCCGCTTGCTGAGGTGGAGCTGATTTCCCTATTGACGGAATTCATGAAGGAACTGGGTATGAAGGGAGCTAAGCTTCATATTAACAGCATTGGCTGTAGCAATTGCAGAAAAACCTATAATGAAGCATTACTTGATTATTTAAAAGCCCATGAAGGTGAGCTGTGCCCTACCTGTCGGGAACGAATGCTTAAAAATCCGCTTCGTGTCATAGATTGTAAGGTTCCGTCCTGTAAGGTAATTGTAAAAGATGCACCTAGAACGGTGGAATATCTGGATGAGGAATGTAAAAATCATTTTGAGGAGCTAAAACGATTATTAACAGAGTTATCCATTTCTTTTGAAGTAGATACTGGAATTGTAAGAGGGCTGGATTATTATACAAAAACCGTATTCGAATTTGTTAATGCAGAGGGCTTTACTCTTTGCGGCGGGGGACGATATGATAATCTGATTCATGAAATTGATGAGAAGCAAAATATCCCTGCAGTAGGCTTTGGATTTGGTATTGAGCGCATTATCAATGAGTTGGCAGCAGAAGGAGTGGAGCTTGAGCCGGAACCAGCAGTAGATTTATATGTAGGAATTTTGGGCCAGGAAGCAAAAGCCTCCGCGTTTATGTTGGTTCAGAAATTGCGAGCAGCAGGTGTAATCGTAGAGACAGATTATATGGATCGCAGTGTGAAAGCTCAGATGAAATATGCGAATAAAATTGGAGCAAAGCATACCGTGATTATTGGAGCGGATGAACTGGCGAACAATCGGGCTAATGTTAAAAATATGGAGACCGGTGAACAGGTAGAGGTTACTCTTGATAAAATAGCAGATTTATTTGTGTCCTAA
- the hemZ gene encoding coproporphyrinogen dehydrogenase HemZ — translation MIDIILSDKSFENDVYPLVKAFYPEAAMKVYSEEEYALKHTDPLEQGIRLEVNFTEREIMIFLSQEDNKPISVSTCVPEGIGKSRYKNVMKRSLYELLSRITEKQLPWGILTGIRPTKLVYEMLEQNMDTEDIYRTMGEEYLCSDEKISMSIEIARREAQLLQEMDYKNGYSLYIGIPFCPSTCLYCSFTSYSIEKYSEYVEAYLEALEKEIQYAATCFPNKKLTTVYLGGGTPTTLQEDQLERLLKKIREYFDLTYVKEFCVEAGRPDSITEKKLQILKQYGVDRISINPQSMQQKTLDLIGRRHTVDQIYEAFHMARKTGHENINMDIILGLPGETKDDVSDTLKQIKKLNPESLTVHTLAIKRAARLNMEKEQYMDKKATDVSGMLKESIEFANHNGYLPYYLYRQKNMAENLENIGYAKYGKEGLYNILIMEEQQTILALGAGGMSKFVFHEENRIERVDNVKSIMDYIQRIDEMIERKRSFLELNKHLYN, via the coding sequence ATGATAGATATCATCTTGTCGGATAAAAGCTTTGAGAATGATGTATACCCTTTAGTAAAAGCTTTTTATCCGGAAGCAGCGATGAAGGTATATTCCGAAGAGGAATATGCGTTAAAGCATACAGATCCGTTAGAACAAGGTATAAGACTTGAGGTGAATTTCACAGAGAGAGAAATCATGATTTTTCTTTCACAGGAGGATAATAAACCAATATCTGTTAGCACCTGTGTGCCGGAAGGTATAGGAAAGTCCAGATATAAGAATGTGATGAAGCGCTCCTTATATGAATTATTATCCCGTATTACGGAGAAACAACTCCCTTGGGGAATATTAACCGGTATTCGTCCTACTAAGCTGGTGTATGAAATGTTGGAACAGAACATGGACACGGAAGATATTTATCGTACCATGGGGGAAGAATATCTTTGCTCGGATGAAAAAATATCTATGAGTATTGAGATTGCCAGGAGGGAAGCACAGCTGCTGCAGGAAATGGATTATAAGAATGGTTATAGCCTATATATTGGAATACCCTTTTGTCCCAGCACATGCTTGTACTGCTCCTTTACATCCTATTCCATTGAGAAATATTCTGAATACGTGGAGGCATACCTTGAGGCTCTTGAGAAAGAAATTCAATATGCAGCTACCTGCTTTCCAAATAAAAAGCTGACGACCGTGTATTTGGGTGGCGGAACACCGACTACGTTACAGGAAGATCAGCTGGAGAGATTATTAAAGAAAATAAGAGAATACTTTGATTTAACTTATGTCAAAGAGTTCTGTGTTGAAGCAGGAAGACCGGATAGTATTACTGAAAAAAAGCTTCAGATTCTCAAGCAATACGGAGTGGATCGAATATCAATCAATCCTCAAAGCATGCAGCAAAAAACCTTGGATCTAATCGGAAGAAGACATACAGTTGATCAGATATATGAGGCCTTTCATATGGCTCGAAAAACTGGTCATGAGAATATCAATATGGATATTATTCTTGGCTTGCCAGGAGAAACAAAGGATGATGTGTCAGATACACTGAAGCAGATAAAAAAGCTGAATCCGGAAAGCCTTACGGTGCATACCTTAGCAATAAAACGTGCTGCCAGATTAAATATGGAAAAAGAGCAGTATATGGATAAGAAAGCAACGGATGTCTCCGGTATGCTGAAGGAATCTATCGAGTTTGCCAACCATAACGGATATCTGCCCTATTATCTCTATCGTCAAAAAAATATGGCTGAGAATCTTGAAAATATTGGATATGCAAAGTATGGAAAAGAAGGACTTTATAACATCTTAATCATGGAGGAACAGCAGACCATTCTGGCTTTAGGAGCCGGGGGAATGTCAAAGTTCGTTTTTCATGAGGAAAACCGAATCGAACGGGTCGATAATGTAAAGAGTATTATGGATTATATTCAGCGAATTGATGAAATGATTGAAAGAAAAAGAAGTTTTCTGGAATTGAATAAACATCTATATAATTGA
- a CDS encoding MBL fold metallo-hydrolase, whose translation MVDGMIDMNMKVLVLGMVRTNCYIISNSTTKEAIVFDPGDNAKRIEEQLKANDLVCKAILLTHGHFDHIMAAKELSELTKAPIYAHEKEAELLKNPAWNASANIGCEVSLVPDLLLKDQQEINLVGFLIKVIHTPGHTMGGACYYFTDYGILISGDTLFLDSIGRTDLPTGDTRELIKSISTKLMCLDSNVKVYPGHGDPTTIGYERENNIYITQNWDVYDT comes from the coding sequence ATGGTTGATGGTATGATTGATATGAATATGAAGGTTCTTGTTCTTGGTATGGTTCGGACAAACTGTTATATAATCAGTAATTCAACTACGAAAGAAGCTATTGTCTTCGATCCCGGAGATAATGCGAAACGAATAGAAGAGCAATTAAAGGCAAATGACCTGGTGTGTAAGGCAATCCTTCTCACCCATGGTCATTTTGACCATATAATGGCTGCGAAGGAACTGTCCGAACTTACGAAAGCACCGATTTACGCTCACGAAAAAGAAGCTGAGCTTCTGAAAAATCCGGCTTGGAATGCTTCCGCCAATATAGGGTGTGAGGTTAGTCTGGTTCCGGACCTGTTGCTAAAGGATCAACAGGAGATTAATCTAGTCGGCTTCTTAATTAAGGTAATCCATACTCCCGGGCATACCATGGGTGGAGCATGTTATTATTTTACCGATTATGGTATCTTAATCAGTGGTGATACCCTCTTTCTAGACAGTATCGGAAGAACGGACTTACCAACGGGAGATACAAGGGAGTTAATTAAATCGATATCAACGAAATTGATGTGTCTGGATAGTAATGTGAAGGTGTATCCAGGGCACGGTGATCCTACGACCATCGGTTATGAAAGAGAGAATAATATCTATATCACACAGAATTGGGATGTTTATGATACGTAA
- a CDS encoding RelA/SpoT family protein, with the protein MEESKVISGKEDMIVSATINAPADFTSPEVLYKELIAKIRAYHPSADISMIEKAYKLADDAHKDQFRKSGEPYIIHPLCVANILAELELDKETIVAGILHDVVEDTDFTIEEISSMFSNEIALLVDGVTKLTKLNYDMDKVELQAENLRKMFLAMAKDIRVILIKLADRLHNMRTLKYKEPHKQKETARETMDIYAPIAQRLGISKIKVELDDLSLKYLEPEIYKDLAEKIASKKSERQAYIDDIVSEVRRHIEEAGIEAKIDGRIKHFFSIYKKMVNQNKTLDQIYDLFAVRIIVDSLKDCYAALGVIHEMYKPIPGRFKDYIAMPKPNMYQSLHTTLIGPKGAPFEIQIRTYEMHRTAEYGIAAHWKYKEGQDGKAGSATAEEEKLTWLRQVLEWQRDMSDNKEFLSLIKNDFDLFSESVYAFTPTGDVKTLPTGSNPIDFAYSIHSAVGNKMVGARVNGKLVPIDYVIQNGDRIEIMTSQNSKGPSRDWLSIVKSTQAKNKINQWFKTELKEDNITRGKELIAAYCKTKSIILSDLLKPEFSNVVMRKYGFRDWDSVLAAVGHGGLKEGQIVNKLLEEYKKKNKKEVTDENVLDAITEVKDRIPQKKSKSGIVVEGIHDVAVRFSKCCSPVPGDEIVGFVTRGRGVSIHRTDCINVINLPEEDRARLIDAEWNVADGKDPGGVYTAEIKIYANNRTGVLVDISRVLTENKIDVTSMNVRTSKQGTATISIGFEIHGKEQLNEIIAKLRNVESVLDIERTAG; encoded by the coding sequence ATGGAAGAATCTAAAGTAATATCGGGAAAAGAGGATATGATTGTATCGGCTACAATCAATGCGCCGGCTGATTTTACTTCGCCTGAAGTGCTTTATAAGGAATTGATTGCGAAAATACGTGCTTACCATCCTTCTGCGGATATTTCTATGATAGAAAAGGCATATAAGCTTGCTGATGACGCCCATAAGGATCAATTTCGTAAATCAGGAGAACCTTATATTATTCACCCGTTATGTGTTGCTAACATCTTAGCAGAGCTTGAGCTTGATAAAGAGACGATCGTTGCCGGAATTCTTCATGATGTAGTGGAAGATACTGATTTTACAATTGAAGAGATATCCTCTATGTTCTCCAATGAAATTGCGCTGTTAGTGGATGGTGTAACGAAGCTGACAAAGCTGAATTATGACATGGATAAGGTTGAACTGCAGGCAGAGAACCTTAGAAAGATGTTTCTTGCTATGGCAAAGGATATCCGGGTGATCTTGATAAAGCTGGCAGACCGGCTACATAATATGAGAACCCTGAAGTATAAAGAACCCCATAAGCAGAAGGAAACGGCAAGAGAAACAATGGATATCTATGCTCCCATTGCTCAGAGACTCGGTATTTCCAAAATCAAGGTGGAACTGGATGATTTGTCCCTAAAATATCTGGAACCTGAGATATATAAAGATTTGGCAGAAAAGATAGCTAGTAAGAAAAGTGAACGTCAAGCTTATATTGATGATATCGTAAGCGAAGTTCGCAGGCATATTGAAGAAGCGGGCATTGAAGCGAAGATCGATGGACGCATAAAGCATTTTTTCAGTATTTATAAGAAAATGGTGAATCAGAATAAGACACTGGATCAAATCTATGATCTGTTCGCAGTACGTATTATTGTTGATTCCTTAAAGGATTGTTATGCAGCTCTCGGTGTAATTCATGAAATGTATAAGCCCATACCGGGGCGTTTTAAAGATTATATCGCTATGCCGAAGCCGAATATGTACCAGTCTCTTCATACGACACTGATCGGACCGAAGGGAGCGCCCTTTGAGATTCAGATCAGAACCTATGAGATGCATCGAACTGCAGAGTACGGTATTGCTGCTCACTGGAAGTATAAAGAGGGTCAGGATGGAAAAGCAGGTTCTGCAACAGCCGAAGAAGAGAAGCTTACATGGTTGCGACAGGTATTGGAATGGCAACGGGATATGTCCGATAATAAGGAGTTCCTAAGCCTTATCAAGAATGATTTTGATTTGTTTTCAGAAAGTGTTTATGCTTTTACTCCCACAGGAGATGTGAAAACCTTACCAACCGGGTCGAATCCCATAGATTTCGCTTACAGTATCCATAGTGCTGTAGGTAATAAGATGGTCGGTGCCAGAGTAAATGGTAAACTTGTACCTATTGATTATGTTATTCAGAATGGTGACCGTATTGAGATAATGACTTCCCAGAACTCAAAAGGTCCTAGCCGGGATTGGCTATCGATTGTAAAGAGTACCCAGGCGAAGAATAAAATCAATCAATGGTTTAAGACGGAATTAAAAGAGGATAATATTACCAGGGGTAAAGAGTTAATCGCCGCCTACTGCAAGACAAAGAGTATAATACTTAGCGATTTATTAAAACCGGAATTCTCCAATGTTGTCATGAGAAAATATGGTTTCCGTGATTGGGATTCTGTATTGGCAGCAGTTGGCCATGGTGGATTGAAGGAAGGTCAGATCGTTAATAAACTTCTGGAAGAATATAAAAAGAAGAACAAGAAGGAAGTTACCGACGAGAATGTTCTGGATGCCATTACCGAGGTAAAGGATCGTATTCCGCAGAAGAAATCCAAGAGTGGAATTGTAGTAGAAGGTATTCATGATGTGGCGGTTCGTTTTTCAAAGTGCTGCAGCCCAGTTCCCGGAGATGAAATAGTTGGCTTTGTAACAAGAGGACGGGGCGTGTCCATTCATAGAACAGACTGTATCAATGTCATTAACCTACCGGAGGAAGACAGGGCCAGATTGATTGATGCGGAGTGGAATGTGGCTGATGGTAAGGATCCAGGAGGAGTATATACTGCAGAGATCAAAATATATGCCAATAACCGAACCGGAGTCCTTGTAGATATTTCCAGGGTTCTAACGGAAAATAAAATTGATGTTACATCTATGAATGTAAGAACTAGTAAGCAGGGAACTGCTACAATCAGTATTGGCTTTGAAATTCATGGAAAAGAGCAGCTGAATGAGATTATAGCCAAGCTTCGCAACGTGGAGAGCGTACTTGATATTGAACGTACTGCGGGGTAA
- a CDS encoding adenine phosphoribosyltransferase: protein MKNLESYVRSIPDFPEPGIIFRDVTSVLQDKDGLKMAIDSMQELIKDLDFDVIVGPESRGFIFGVPLAYNLNKAFIPVRKKGKLPCETISMDYDLEYGKATIEVHKDAIKPGQKVVIVDDLIATGGTIEAITKLVEMLGGEVVKIIFLMELKGLKGREKLSGFDVEAVIQYEGK, encoded by the coding sequence ATGAAAAACTTAGAGAGCTATGTAAGAAGTATACCGGATTTTCCGGAACCGGGAATCATTTTCCGGGATGTGACCAGTGTATTACAGGACAAAGACGGACTAAAAATGGCAATTGACAGTATGCAGGAGCTAATTAAAGATCTGGATTTTGATGTGATTGTTGGGCCGGAGTCAAGAGGATTTATCTTTGGTGTTCCGCTTGCTTACAATTTAAACAAAGCATTTATCCCTGTTCGTAAAAAGGGTAAATTACCTTGTGAGACCATTTCTATGGACTATGATTTGGAATATGGCAAGGCAACGATTGAAGTTCATAAGGATGCTATTAAACCTGGACAGAAGGTTGTAATAGTGGATGATCTGATTGCTACAGGAGGTACCATCGAAGCAATAACAAAGTTAGTTGAGATGCTTGGTGGAGAAGTAGTCAAAATCATCTTTTTAATGGAGCTTAAAGGTCTGAAGGGACGCGAAAAGCTTTCTGGCTTCGATGTCGAAGCTGTAATTCAATACGAAGGAAAATAA
- the recJ gene encoding single-stranded-DNA-specific exonuclease RecJ, which translates to MENWVIKNKKADFHQLMQQCGISEVLARCLVNKGYTDSEKITAFLNPKKENLYDPFLMKDMRKACDILTEKIHNHKCIRIIGDYDVDGVVATYVLYQTLTKLGAEVDYDIPDRIKDGYGINAAMVGAAIEDEVDTILTCDNGIAAIEQIAYAKDNGMTVIVTDHHDLVHNEDSGYLLPLADAIINPKQPDCTYPYPGLCGAAIAFKLSMALMTYFDVADKEAFLDELITYVAIATVCDVMDLVDENRIIVKSGLNLIKNTENKGLLALMDACGIDKEQLSAFHLGFVIGPCLNASGRLDTAKKGMDLLLACTKEEAVELAGEVRMLNDVRKEMTAEYTEKAIKMINESDMMKDKVLVVYLPDCHESIAGIIAGRVRERFNRPTIILTDAKECVKGSGRSIEQYNMVEELSKCRDLFLKMGGHPMAAGLSLLPENIDILRRALNENTNLTEEMLIPKVSIDVHLPLGYINESLIQELQRLEPFGKGNEKPVFAEKDLRIKSAFVMGKNACGLRFRLENQYGKEMEAIYFGDVNEFFSYICNTYGREEEERLKTGRGVNFKLTITYYPRINEYNGFRNLQLIIQNYR; encoded by the coding sequence ATGGAGAATTGGGTAATCAAGAATAAAAAAGCGGATTTTCATCAGCTCATGCAACAATGTGGTATCAGTGAAGTGCTTGCACGCTGTCTGGTTAATAAAGGGTACACTGATTCTGAGAAAATCACCGCTTTTTTAAATCCGAAAAAAGAGAATTTATATGATCCATTCTTAATGAAAGATATGAGAAAAGCCTGTGATATTCTAACTGAGAAAATCCATAATCATAAATGCATCCGAATTATTGGAGACTATGATGTGGATGGGGTAGTCGCAACCTATGTTCTGTATCAGACACTTACGAAGCTAGGGGCAGAGGTGGATTATGATATACCGGACCGCATCAAGGATGGTTATGGAATAAATGCTGCGATGGTAGGGGCAGCCATAGAAGATGAAGTGGACACTATACTTACCTGTGATAATGGAATTGCTGCGATCGAGCAAATTGCATATGCGAAAGATAATGGAATGACGGTAATCGTAACGGATCATCATGACCTGGTTCATAATGAGGATAGCGGGTACCTGCTTCCCTTGGCAGATGCTATTATTAATCCCAAGCAACCGGATTGTACATATCCCTACCCCGGCTTGTGCGGTGCGGCAATCGCATTTAAGTTAAGTATGGCATTAATGACATATTTTGATGTGGCTGACAAGGAAGCTTTTCTCGATGAGCTGATAACCTATGTTGCTATCGCAACGGTATGCGATGTTATGGACTTAGTTGATGAAAATCGTATCATTGTAAAATCTGGGTTAAACTTAATTAAAAATACAGAAAATAAAGGCTTATTGGCTTTGATGGATGCTTGCGGAATTGATAAGGAACAGCTGTCAGCTTTTCATTTGGGCTTTGTAATCGGTCCCTGTCTGAATGCCTCAGGTCGATTAGATACGGCCAAAAAAGGCATGGATCTTCTGTTAGCCTGTACCAAGGAGGAGGCTGTGGAATTAGCGGGTGAGGTTCGAATGCTGAACGATGTCCGAAAGGAAATGACCGCAGAATATACAGAGAAAGCAATAAAGATGATCAATGAAAGTGACATGATGAAGGATAAAGTGCTTGTGGTCTATCTTCCTGACTGTCATGAGAGTATAGCCGGTATTATAGCGGGAAGAGTAAGAGAAAGGTTTAACAGACCGACGATTATACTAACGGATGCTAAGGAATGTGTAAAAGGTTCCGGTAGATCCATAGAACAATATAATATGGTAGAGGAACTGTCTAAATGCCGAGACTTATTTCTTAAGATGGGCGGTCACCCAATGGCAGCAGGTCTTTCGCTACTTCCGGAAAACATAGATATACTTAGAAGAGCATTAAACGAGAACACAAACCTGACAGAGGAGATGTTAATTCCGAAGGTTTCCATCGATGTTCATCTTCCCTTAGGATATATAAATGAAAGCTTGATACAGGAACTGCAACGGCTTGAGCCCTTTGGAAAGGGAAATGAAAAGCCTGTATTTGCAGAGAAGGATCTAAGGATCAAGTCCGCTTTTGTTATGGGTAAGAATGCATGTGGGTTACGGTTTCGATTGGAGAACCAATATGGCAAAGAGATGGAGGCCATTTATTTTGGAGATGTTAACGAATTCTTTTCCTATATCTGCAACACCTATGGTAGGGAGGAAGAAGAAAGATTAAAAACCGGAAGAGGAGTTAATTTCAAACTTACCATTACCTATTATCCGAGAATTAATGAGTATAATGGTTTTCGAAATCTTCAACTGATTATCCAAAATTATCGTTAA